The following proteins are encoded in a genomic region of Pseudomonadota bacterium:
- a CDS encoding flavodoxin family protein, protein MKAIAINGSPRKGGNTEFLLKKVLEPITEAGITTELIQIGGKQVHGCMACYKCKENKDSRCAIDTDIINECIGKMVESDAIILGSPTYFAGMTSEMKALIDRAGFVANANDRLFSRKIGAAVTVNRRGGATSVIDSMYHMFLMSRMIIPGSTYWNFGIGREKGEVEKDTEALANMKDLGETIAWLVMRLKA, encoded by the coding sequence ATGAAAGCAATCGCAATTAATGGGAGTCCACGTAAAGGCGGAAATACGGAATTCTTGCTGAAAAAAGTGCTTGAGCCAATTACTGAGGCAGGAATAACAACAGAACTGATCCAGATTGGCGGCAAACAGGTACATGGCTGCATGGCCTGCTATAAGTGCAAGGAAAACAAGGATTCAAGATGTGCAATTGATACAGATATCATAAATGAATGCATTGGCAAAATGGTTGAATCCGATGCGATTATTTTAGGTTCACCAACATACTTTGCCGGTATGACATCAGAAATGAAAGCCTTGATAGACCGTGCAGGATTTGTTGCCAATGCGAATGACCGTCTTTTCTCTCGTAAAATTGGTGCTGCAGTAACTGTGAACAGAAGAGGAGGGGCAACCAGTGTCATAGATTCAATGTACCATATGTTTCTAATGTCCAGAATGATTATTCCAGGTTCTACTTACTGGAATTTTGGTATTGGAAGAGAGAAGGGGGAAGTTGAGAAAGACACTGAAGCACTTGCAAATATGAAAGACCTGGGTGAAACAATAGCCTG